In the Leptolyngbya sp. SIO1E4 genome, one interval contains:
- a CDS encoding FAD-dependent oxidoreductase yields the protein METETLTADVLVVGGGTGATAAAIQAARRGAKTVLVSEFAWLGGMLTAAGVSAPDGNELLAFQTGIWGAFLNALQQRQGGSLDNAWVSFFTYEPRVGAAIFTDWVRALPNLHWIAGKVPRDVVRQGDRILGVRFDDFTVHAGITVDGTELGDLLALGNIPYRWGWEDQAMFSEPSAPQSLTNPNDPLHRIIQTYPVQAPTWVVVLQDVGEGHIAPKISPTVNYDPSQFQGAWEGYGAEAFLNYGRLPKHQFMLNWPQQGNDYGVNLQRLLAGESAWKAWATEAIAHSQNFAAYLQTAFGERYGLATGAFPAPLAGQLGGGAFALHPYYRESRRLVGMTTVTELDILPQPEGQVAALPINEQGEMSAIAIGNYPNDHHYPGFAMPLAPKSLRWGGRWTGTPFALPYEALVPAAIEGFLVCDKNLSVSHIANGATRLQPTVLGLGQAAGMAAALCIEHGCQPHSLSVQALQTALMNDPDAPMAIVPLFDNLPQTSDWRSRQQHYQKHPESYPISGHGDTFLPPDWGLSKTATAVVSSFQGILNRRINGENWQAQLEISASCTLDLVTLHPAINHQLQRLKNHQKTTVVGVPNWAAGWLRVMKIT from the coding sequence TTGGAAACAGAGACTTTAACGGCAGATGTCTTAGTTGTCGGAGGCGGCACAGGCGCCACCGCAGCGGCAATTCAGGCCGCCCGACGGGGGGCCAAAACCGTTTTAGTCAGTGAGTTTGCCTGGTTGGGGGGCATGTTGACCGCAGCCGGGGTGTCAGCCCCTGATGGAAATGAACTGCTGGCCTTTCAGACCGGAATTTGGGGCGCTTTTTTGAACGCCCTGCAGCAGCGGCAAGGGGGAAGCCTGGACAATGCCTGGGTCAGTTTTTTCACCTATGAGCCACGGGTAGGCGCAGCAATTTTTACAGATTGGGTTAGGGCCTTACCGAATCTGCATTGGATTGCGGGGAAGGTGCCACGAGATGTTGTACGACAGGGCGATCGCATCCTGGGTGTTCGCTTTGATGATTTCACGGTGCACGCTGGTATCACAGTGGATGGCACCGAACTCGGAGATTTGCTGGCCCTTGGGAACATCCCTTACCGTTGGGGATGGGAAGATCAGGCGATGTTTTCAGAGCCGAGCGCGCCTCAGTCTTTAACCAACCCTAACGACCCCCTCCATAGGATTATTCAGACGTATCCGGTTCAAGCACCAACCTGGGTTGTGGTGCTGCAAGATGTAGGCGAGGGCCACATCGCCCCTAAAATCTCCCCGACAGTAAACTATGATCCCAGCCAGTTTCAAGGGGCTTGGGAGGGTTACGGTGCAGAGGCATTCTTGAATTATGGGCGCTTGCCCAAGCACCAGTTCATGCTGAATTGGCCCCAACAGGGCAATGACTATGGCGTGAATTTACAGCGTCTGCTAGCGGGAGAGTCCGCTTGGAAAGCGTGGGCCACAGAGGCGATCGCCCACAGCCAAAATTTTGCCGCCTATCTCCAAACCGCATTCGGAGAGCGCTACGGGCTGGCCACAGGGGCCTTTCCCGCCCCCCTAGCTGGCCAGCTAGGGGGGGGAGCCTTTGCCCTGCATCCCTACTATCGGGAAAGTCGGCGGTTGGTGGGCATGACCACCGTGACAGAGTTAGATATCTTGCCCCAGCCAGAGGGGCAGGTGGCGGCGCTGCCCATCAATGAACAGGGGGAGATGAGCGCCATTGCGATCGGCAACTATCCTAACGATCACCACTACCCTGGGTTCGCGATGCCATTAGCCCCAAAATCCCTACGCTGGGGCGGACGCTGGACTGGCACCCCGTTTGCCTTACCTTACGAGGCACTGGTTCCTGCTGCCATCGAGGGATTTTTGGTGTGCGACAAAAATCTTTCTGTCTCTCACATCGCCAATGGTGCGACGCGACTCCAGCCGACAGTGTTAGGGCTGGGGCAAGCCGCAGGCATGGCGGCAGCTTTATGCATAGAACACGGCTGCCAACCCCACTCACTCAGTGTTCAAGCGTTGCAAACAGCCTTGATGAATGACCCAGATGCACCGATGGCAATCGTTCCCCTGTTCGATAACTTGCCCCAAACATCTGATTGGAGATCGCGGCAGCAGCACTATCAAAAACATCCCGAAAGCTATCCAATCAGCGGCCATGGGGATACTTTTTTGCCCCCAGATTGGGGGTTGTCAAAGACAGCGACCGCTGTGGTTTCCTCATTTCAAGGAATCCTCAACCGCAGGATAAACGGAGAAAATTGGCAAGCCCAATTGGAAATTTCCGCTTCTTGCACATTAGATTTGGTCACTTTGCATCCGGCTATCAATCACCAATTACAAAGGCTAAAGAATCACCAAAAGACCACTGTAGTAGGGGTTCCAAACTGGGCAGCGGGATGGCTTCGAGTTATGAAAATCACTTAA